One Onychostoma macrolepis isolate SWU-2019 chromosome 15, ASM1243209v1, whole genome shotgun sequence DNA segment encodes these proteins:
- the LOC131553996 gene encoding testis-expressed protein 12-like, whose product MMTQRSLESTKEAVRGTEMKRSQAKIREIENAPFSETSPAKKKAQHFRSAAGDMPRGFEVALAEANREVSVLFSKYSEVLRERAAVDASQLGELEDILTEARSLESHLIEKKEHLRRSLALISDKLQG is encoded by the exons ATGATGACACAACGCAGTCTCGAGAGCACTAAAGAGGCGGTCAGAGGAACAGAAATGAAAAGGTCTCAAGCGAAAATACGTGAG ATTGAAAATGCACCGTTTTCTGAGACATCTCCAGCAAAAAAGAAGGCACAGCATTTCAGATCAGCAGCTGGAGACATGCCTCGTGGGTTTGAAGTAGCATTAGCAG AGGCTAACCGAGAGGTCAGTGTCCTCTTTTCCAAGTACTCCGAGGTCTTGAG GGAAAGAGCTGCTGTGGATGCTTCACAGCTTGGAGAACTGGAAGATATACTTACTGAAGCCAGGAGCTTGGAATCTCATCTTATAGAGAAGAAGGAACACCTGAGACGATCTTTGGCTTTGATCTCTGACAAACTACAAGGATAG